CCGGGGACCCCGTGGGACGGGATCTTCATGGAATACGTCAATCCCCACACGGGCGGGCCCATCATGCCGACCATCGGCGCGCACGCCCAGCTCCTCCGCCCTGGTGAACACACCCAGGCCCATCGCCACACCATGGACGTCGTGTACCAGGTGGTGGAGGGGAGCGGGTATTCCATCGTCAACGGCGTGCGCTTCGACTGGGAAGAGCACGACATCTTCGTCATACCCAAATGGGCCATGCACGAGCACGCAAATCCCTCGGGCAGCG
This DNA window, taken from Chloroflexota bacterium, encodes the following:
- a CDS encoding cupin domain-containing protein, with translation PGTPWDGIFMEYVNPHTGGPIMPTIGAHAQLLRPGEHTQAHRHTMDVVYQVVEGSGYSIVNGVRFDWEEHDIFVIPKWAMHEHANPSGSAPACLFSYNDGPAMQALGLYREEELIENDGYQEVTGTFAPATLK